A genomic stretch from Neomonachus schauinslandi chromosome 16, ASM220157v2, whole genome shotgun sequence includes:
- the LOC110593284 gene encoding metallothionein-2, with product MDPNCSCTPGGSCTCAGSCKCKECRCTSCKKSCCSCCPAGCAKCAQGCICKGASDKCSCCA from the exons ATGGATCCCAACTGCTCCTGCACCCCCG GTGGCTCCTGCACGTGCGCCGGCTCCTGCAAATGCAAAGAGTGCAGATGCACCTCCTGCAAGAAGA GCTGCTGCTCCTGCTGTCCCGCGGGCTGTGCCAAGTGCGCCCAGGGCTGCATCTGCAAAGGCGCATCGGACAAGTGCAGCTGCTGTGCCTGA